One window from the genome of Pyxicephalus adspersus chromosome 6, UCB_Pads_2.0, whole genome shotgun sequence encodes:
- the GRN gene encoding progranulin isoform X4 → MSYHRMAPPWYLLFLVALAGALRCPDGSECSDDKTCCALTDGGGYGCCPRKQGAARSFPMITDVFCTKNMGCPEEYSCVKTPQGESACCPLAEGTSCQDGHHCCPSGTHCSEDGHSCLPATNQSAIICPDQVSECPSGTTCCQMPDESWGCCPLEQATCCSDHVHCCPHNTLCDLQHGTCVSGDKVVPMSKKVPARMKLQSAATVKCDDTATCPGTATCCRLPSGEWGCCPFEKAVCCADRLHCCPSGYICDGESCTKDQDSIPWMKKIPALKEESTNVPCDLTSYCPDKTTCCRLPSGDWGCCPIEKATCCSDQDHCCPSGWRCGEQATCSIGQLSLPWLSKTLTSAQVKCDKSHSCPQGTTCCHTEGGGWACCPLEEAVCCSDHLHCCPSGYTCDVSTGSCNKPVEETATPLTPVGYVWCDATHACYDGQTCCVGPGGVWSCCPYTQGVCCPDRVHCCPYGHVCLNYGAQCSRTGRPRWDLGWIKKREPAL, encoded by the exons atgtcatatcACAG aatggcaCCTCCTTGGTATCTCCTGTTCTTGGTTGCCTTGGCTGGAGCTCTGAGATGTCCTGATGGGTCAGAATGTAGTGATGACAAGACTTGCTGTGCATTGACAGATGGTGGTGGCTATGGCTGCTGTCCAAGGAAACAG GGTGCCGCTCGTTCTTTTCCTATGATCACTGATGTTTTCTGCACAAAGAACATGGGCTGTCCTGAAGAATATTCCTGTGTAAAGACTCCACAGGGTGAATCTGCCTGCTGTCCATTAGCTGAG ggaacctcttGTCAAGATGGACATCACTGCTGCCCCTCGGGCACTCATTGTTCAGAAGATGGGCACTCTTGTTTGCCAG CTACCAATCAGTCAGCCATAATCTGCCCAGATCAAGTCTCAGAATGCCCAAGTGGAACCACATGCTGTCAGATGCCTGACGAGAGCTGGGGATGCTGCCCACTGGAACAG GCCACATGCTGCAGTGATCATGTTCATTGCTGCCCGCACAACACCCTATGTGACCTACAACATGGGACCTGTGTCTCTGGAGATAAGGTGGTTCCTATGTCAAAGAAGGTTCCTGCTAGGATGAAACTACAGTCTGCCG CCACAGTAAAATGTGACGATACAGCCACCTGTCCTGGCACCGCAACATGCTGCCGTTTGCCCTCTGGAGAGTGGGGATGCTGTCCATTTGAAAAG GCTGTGTGCTGTGCTGATAGGCTCCATTGCTGTCCCAGTGGATATATATGTGATGGAGAAAGCTGTACAAAAGACCAGGACTCCATTCCTTGGATGAAGAAGATTCCAGCTCTGAAGGAAGAAA GCACAAATGTTCCATGTGATTTAACCTCCTACTGTCCAGACAAGACAACCTGCTGCCGCCTTCCTTCTGGAGATTGGGGATGCTGCCCTATCGAAAAG GCCACCTGCTGCTCTGATCAGGACCACTGCTGCcccagtgggtggagatgtgGTGAGCAGGCGACCTGTTCTATAGGCCAGCTTTCTTTACCATGGCTCAGCAAGACACTTACCAGTGCACAGGTCAAGTGTGACAAGTCTCACAGCTGTCCCCAGGGTACCACATGCTGCCATACAGAGGGTGGCGGTTGGGCCTGCTGCCCCTTGGAAGAG GCTGTGTGCTGTTCTGACCATCTGCATTGCTGTCCCAGCGGGTACACATGTGATGTGTCAACCGGATCCTGCAACAAACCAGTGGAAGAGACGGCTACCCCATTAACACCTGTGGGCTATGTCTGGTGTGATGCCACACATGCATGTTATGATGGGCAGACCTGCTGTGTAGGGCCTGGAGGTGTTTGGTCATGCTGCCCCTATACTCAG GGTGTGTGCTGCCCAGACAGAGTCCACTGTTGTCCTTATGGCCACGTTTGTCTGAACTACGGGGCTCAGTGCAGCCGTACTGGGAGACCACGATGGGACTTGGGTTGGATAAAAAAGAGGGAACCTGCTCTGTAA
- the GRN gene encoding progranulin isoform X2, whose product MAPPWYLLFLVALAGALRCPDGSECSDDKTCCALTDGGGYGCCPRKQGAARSFPMITDVFCTKNMGCPEEYSCVKTPQGESACCPLAEGTSCQDGHHCCPSGTHCSEDGHSCLPATNQSAIICPDQVSECPSGTTCCQMPDESWGCCPLEQATCCSDHVHCCPHNTLCDLQHGTCVSGDKVVPMSKKVPARMKLQSAEQVRRTPCGDGSSCPDGSTCCRLDSHSFGCCPLISAVCCDDHIHCCPSETTCDLAHKKCVSEISEIPMFTKTPALREEGYPDLLGISVKKATVKCDDTATCPGTATCCRLPSGEWGCCPFEKAVCCADRLHCCPSGYICDGESCTKDQDSIPWMKKIPALKEESTNVPCDLTSYCPDKTTCCRLPSGDWGCCPIEKATCCSDQDHCCPSGWRCGEQATCSIGQLSLPWLSKTLTSAQVKCDKSHSCPQGTTCCHTEGGGWACCPLEEAVCCSDHLHCCPSGYTCDVSTGSCNKPVEETATPLTPVGYVWCDATHACYDGQTCCVGPGGVWSCCPYTQGVCCPDRVHCCPYGHVCLNYGAQCSRTGRPRWDLGWIKKREPAL is encoded by the exons atggcaCCTCCTTGGTATCTCCTGTTCTTGGTTGCCTTGGCTGGAGCTCTGAGATGTCCTGATGGGTCAGAATGTAGTGATGACAAGACTTGCTGTGCATTGACAGATGGTGGTGGCTATGGCTGCTGTCCAAGGAAACAG GGTGCCGCTCGTTCTTTTCCTATGATCACTGATGTTTTCTGCACAAAGAACATGGGCTGTCCTGAAGAATATTCCTGTGTAAAGACTCCACAGGGTGAATCTGCCTGCTGTCCATTAGCTGAG ggaacctcttGTCAAGATGGACATCACTGCTGCCCCTCGGGCACTCATTGTTCAGAAGATGGGCACTCTTGTTTGCCAG CTACCAATCAGTCAGCCATAATCTGCCCAGATCAAGTCTCAGAATGCCCAAGTGGAACCACATGCTGTCAGATGCCTGACGAGAGCTGGGGATGCTGCCCACTGGAACAG GCCACATGCTGCAGTGATCATGTTCATTGCTGCCCGCACAACACCCTATGTGACCTACAACATGGGACCTGTGTCTCTGGAGATAAGGTGGTTCCTATGTCAAAGAAGGTTCCTGCTAGGATGAAACTACAGTCTGCCG AGCAGGTCCGCAGAACACCATGTGGCGATGGTTCCTCCTGTCCTGATGGCAGTACGTGCTGTAGGCTGGACAGCCACTCATTTGGATGCTGCCCATTAATATCT GCTGTCTGCTGTGATGACCACATTCACTGCTGTCCTTCAGAGACCACCTGTGACCTCGCTCATAAAAAGTGTGTTTCTGAGATTTCTGAGATCCCAATGTTCACAAAAACCCCAGCTCTCAGGGAGGAAGGTTATCCTGACCTGTTGGGGATCTCTGTTAAAAAAG CCACAGTAAAATGTGACGATACAGCCACCTGTCCTGGCACCGCAACATGCTGCCGTTTGCCCTCTGGAGAGTGGGGATGCTGTCCATTTGAAAAG GCTGTGTGCTGTGCTGATAGGCTCCATTGCTGTCCCAGTGGATATATATGTGATGGAGAAAGCTGTACAAAAGACCAGGACTCCATTCCTTGGATGAAGAAGATTCCAGCTCTGAAGGAAGAAA GCACAAATGTTCCATGTGATTTAACCTCCTACTGTCCAGACAAGACAACCTGCTGCCGCCTTCCTTCTGGAGATTGGGGATGCTGCCCTATCGAAAAG GCCACCTGCTGCTCTGATCAGGACCACTGCTGCcccagtgggtggagatgtgGTGAGCAGGCGACCTGTTCTATAGGCCAGCTTTCTTTACCATGGCTCAGCAAGACACTTACCAGTGCACAGGTCAAGTGTGACAAGTCTCACAGCTGTCCCCAGGGTACCACATGCTGCCATACAGAGGGTGGCGGTTGGGCCTGCTGCCCCTTGGAAGAG GCTGTGTGCTGTTCTGACCATCTGCATTGCTGTCCCAGCGGGTACACATGTGATGTGTCAACCGGATCCTGCAACAAACCAGTGGAAGAGACGGCTACCCCATTAACACCTGTGGGCTATGTCTGGTGTGATGCCACACATGCATGTTATGATGGGCAGACCTGCTGTGTAGGGCCTGGAGGTGTTTGGTCATGCTGCCCCTATACTCAG GGTGTGTGCTGCCCAGACAGAGTCCACTGTTGTCCTTATGGCCACGTTTGTCTGAACTACGGGGCTCAGTGCAGCCGTACTGGGAGACCACGATGGGACTTGGGTTGGATAAAAAAGAGGGAACCTGCTCTGTAA
- the GRN gene encoding progranulin isoform X3 translates to MSYHRMAPPWYLLFLVALAGALRCPDGSECSDDKTCCALTDGGGYGCCPRKQGAARSFPMITDVFCTKNMGCPEEYSCVKTPQGESACCPLAEGTSCQDGHHCCPSGTHCSEDGHSCLPATNQSAIICPDQVSECPSGTTCCQMPDESWGCCPLEQATCCSDHVHCCPHNTLCDLQHGTCVSGDKVVPMSKKVPARMKLQSAEQVRRTPCGDGSSCPDGSTCCRLDSHSFGCCPLISAVCCDDHIHCCPSETTCDLAHKKCVSEISEIPMFTKTPALREEGYPDLLGISVKKATVKCDDTATCPGTATCCRLPSGEWGCCPFEKAVCCADRLHCCPSGYICDGESCTKDQDSIPWMKKIPALKEESTNVPCDLTSYCPDKTTCCRLPSGDWGCCPIEKAVCCSDHLHCCPSGYTCDVSTGSCNKPVEETATPLTPVGYVWCDATHACYDGQTCCVGPGGVWSCCPYTQGVCCPDRVHCCPYGHVCLNYGAQCSRTGRPRWDLGWIKKREPAL, encoded by the exons atgtcatatcACAG aatggcaCCTCCTTGGTATCTCCTGTTCTTGGTTGCCTTGGCTGGAGCTCTGAGATGTCCTGATGGGTCAGAATGTAGTGATGACAAGACTTGCTGTGCATTGACAGATGGTGGTGGCTATGGCTGCTGTCCAAGGAAACAG GGTGCCGCTCGTTCTTTTCCTATGATCACTGATGTTTTCTGCACAAAGAACATGGGCTGTCCTGAAGAATATTCCTGTGTAAAGACTCCACAGGGTGAATCTGCCTGCTGTCCATTAGCTGAG ggaacctcttGTCAAGATGGACATCACTGCTGCCCCTCGGGCACTCATTGTTCAGAAGATGGGCACTCTTGTTTGCCAG CTACCAATCAGTCAGCCATAATCTGCCCAGATCAAGTCTCAGAATGCCCAAGTGGAACCACATGCTGTCAGATGCCTGACGAGAGCTGGGGATGCTGCCCACTGGAACAG GCCACATGCTGCAGTGATCATGTTCATTGCTGCCCGCACAACACCCTATGTGACCTACAACATGGGACCTGTGTCTCTGGAGATAAGGTGGTTCCTATGTCAAAGAAGGTTCCTGCTAGGATGAAACTACAGTCTGCCG AGCAGGTCCGCAGAACACCATGTGGCGATGGTTCCTCCTGTCCTGATGGCAGTACGTGCTGTAGGCTGGACAGCCACTCATTTGGATGCTGCCCATTAATATCT GCTGTCTGCTGTGATGACCACATTCACTGCTGTCCTTCAGAGACCACCTGTGACCTCGCTCATAAAAAGTGTGTTTCTGAGATTTCTGAGATCCCAATGTTCACAAAAACCCCAGCTCTCAGGGAGGAAGGTTATCCTGACCTGTTGGGGATCTCTGTTAAAAAAG CCACAGTAAAATGTGACGATACAGCCACCTGTCCTGGCACCGCAACATGCTGCCGTTTGCCCTCTGGAGAGTGGGGATGCTGTCCATTTGAAAAG GCTGTGTGCTGTGCTGATAGGCTCCATTGCTGTCCCAGTGGATATATATGTGATGGAGAAAGCTGTACAAAAGACCAGGACTCCATTCCTTGGATGAAGAAGATTCCAGCTCTGAAGGAAGAAA GCACAAATGTTCCATGTGATTTAACCTCCTACTGTCCAGACAAGACAACCTGCTGCCGCCTTCCTTCTGGAGATTGGGGATGCTGCCCTATCGAAAAG GCTGTGTGCTGTTCTGACCATCTGCATTGCTGTCCCAGCGGGTACACATGTGATGTGTCAACCGGATCCTGCAACAAACCAGTGGAAGAGACGGCTACCCCATTAACACCTGTGGGCTATGTCTGGTGTGATGCCACACATGCATGTTATGATGGGCAGACCTGCTGTGTAGGGCCTGGAGGTGTTTGGTCATGCTGCCCCTATACTCAG GGTGTGTGCTGCCCAGACAGAGTCCACTGTTGTCCTTATGGCCACGTTTGTCTGAACTACGGGGCTCAGTGCAGCCGTACTGGGAGACCACGATGGGACTTGGGTTGGATAAAAAAGAGGGAACCTGCTCTGTAA
- the GRN gene encoding progranulin isoform X1 — MSYHRMAPPWYLLFLVALAGALRCPDGSECSDDKTCCALTDGGGYGCCPRKQGAARSFPMITDVFCTKNMGCPEEYSCVKTPQGESACCPLAEGTSCQDGHHCCPSGTHCSEDGHSCLPATNQSAIICPDQVSECPSGTTCCQMPDESWGCCPLEQATCCSDHVHCCPHNTLCDLQHGTCVSGDKVVPMSKKVPARMKLQSAEQVRRTPCGDGSSCPDGSTCCRLDSHSFGCCPLISAVCCDDHIHCCPSETTCDLAHKKCVSEISEIPMFTKTPALREEGYPDLLGISVKKATVKCDDTATCPGTATCCRLPSGEWGCCPFEKAVCCADRLHCCPSGYICDGESCTKDQDSIPWMKKIPALKEESTNVPCDLTSYCPDKTTCCRLPSGDWGCCPIEKATCCSDQDHCCPSGWRCGEQATCSIGQLSLPWLSKTLTSAQVKCDKSHSCPQGTTCCHTEGGGWACCPLEEAVCCSDHLHCCPSGYTCDVSTGSCNKPVEETATPLTPVGYVWCDATHACYDGQTCCVGPGGVWSCCPYTQGVCCPDRVHCCPYGHVCLNYGAQCSRTGRPRWDLGWIKKREPAL; from the exons atgtcatatcACAG aatggcaCCTCCTTGGTATCTCCTGTTCTTGGTTGCCTTGGCTGGAGCTCTGAGATGTCCTGATGGGTCAGAATGTAGTGATGACAAGACTTGCTGTGCATTGACAGATGGTGGTGGCTATGGCTGCTGTCCAAGGAAACAG GGTGCCGCTCGTTCTTTTCCTATGATCACTGATGTTTTCTGCACAAAGAACATGGGCTGTCCTGAAGAATATTCCTGTGTAAAGACTCCACAGGGTGAATCTGCCTGCTGTCCATTAGCTGAG ggaacctcttGTCAAGATGGACATCACTGCTGCCCCTCGGGCACTCATTGTTCAGAAGATGGGCACTCTTGTTTGCCAG CTACCAATCAGTCAGCCATAATCTGCCCAGATCAAGTCTCAGAATGCCCAAGTGGAACCACATGCTGTCAGATGCCTGACGAGAGCTGGGGATGCTGCCCACTGGAACAG GCCACATGCTGCAGTGATCATGTTCATTGCTGCCCGCACAACACCCTATGTGACCTACAACATGGGACCTGTGTCTCTGGAGATAAGGTGGTTCCTATGTCAAAGAAGGTTCCTGCTAGGATGAAACTACAGTCTGCCG AGCAGGTCCGCAGAACACCATGTGGCGATGGTTCCTCCTGTCCTGATGGCAGTACGTGCTGTAGGCTGGACAGCCACTCATTTGGATGCTGCCCATTAATATCT GCTGTCTGCTGTGATGACCACATTCACTGCTGTCCTTCAGAGACCACCTGTGACCTCGCTCATAAAAAGTGTGTTTCTGAGATTTCTGAGATCCCAATGTTCACAAAAACCCCAGCTCTCAGGGAGGAAGGTTATCCTGACCTGTTGGGGATCTCTGTTAAAAAAG CCACAGTAAAATGTGACGATACAGCCACCTGTCCTGGCACCGCAACATGCTGCCGTTTGCCCTCTGGAGAGTGGGGATGCTGTCCATTTGAAAAG GCTGTGTGCTGTGCTGATAGGCTCCATTGCTGTCCCAGTGGATATATATGTGATGGAGAAAGCTGTACAAAAGACCAGGACTCCATTCCTTGGATGAAGAAGATTCCAGCTCTGAAGGAAGAAA GCACAAATGTTCCATGTGATTTAACCTCCTACTGTCCAGACAAGACAACCTGCTGCCGCCTTCCTTCTGGAGATTGGGGATGCTGCCCTATCGAAAAG GCCACCTGCTGCTCTGATCAGGACCACTGCTGCcccagtgggtggagatgtgGTGAGCAGGCGACCTGTTCTATAGGCCAGCTTTCTTTACCATGGCTCAGCAAGACACTTACCAGTGCACAGGTCAAGTGTGACAAGTCTCACAGCTGTCCCCAGGGTACCACATGCTGCCATACAGAGGGTGGCGGTTGGGCCTGCTGCCCCTTGGAAGAG GCTGTGTGCTGTTCTGACCATCTGCATTGCTGTCCCAGCGGGTACACATGTGATGTGTCAACCGGATCCTGCAACAAACCAGTGGAAGAGACGGCTACCCCATTAACACCTGTGGGCTATGTCTGGTGTGATGCCACACATGCATGTTATGATGGGCAGACCTGCTGTGTAGGGCCTGGAGGTGTTTGGTCATGCTGCCCCTATACTCAG GGTGTGTGCTGCCCAGACAGAGTCCACTGTTGTCCTTATGGCCACGTTTGTCTGAACTACGGGGCTCAGTGCAGCCGTACTGGGAGACCACGATGGGACTTGGGTTGGATAAAAAAGAGGGAACCTGCTCTGTAA